From the genome of Primulina huaijiensis isolate GDHJ02 chromosome 11, ASM1229523v2, whole genome shotgun sequence:
CCAGCCCCACCATGATCTTCCGCCTCTTCAAGCCTTTCTCCGCCAGTTTCCTGATTTCTTCCGCCGCAGCCTCTTTCTCTTCCCAACTCCCAAAATGAAGGCTCTTAACAGACTTCTGCAAAGTCGCCAACCAAGGCTCACAATAATCACGACCCTCTAGTTTCCTCGCCATGTCCTCTTCAATTATCTTTGCTTCTGAATATGTATTCATAAATGTTTCCATGGGTTTCTTCGGCAGTTTATGTCGTGCTTTAGCGAGGTTTAACCGTAGGAATCGTGGCATGCGAGTGAAGAACCTACGATTTGTAGAGGTGAAAGCCCATTTGCTCGAAGAATTTGGCCATTTTGGTGCTTGTGGAACTGACATTCTTCAACAAGTTTGACTCCCAACTATATTAGGCCAatattctttttcttcttttattctTTTCGAGTCCGACTTTGTTGAATGAAGACTTAGAATCAGAATTCAGACATAAGGGACAGAGGGAAAAAAATACATAGCGCTGCTACTCCATCTGAATGTTgcgtaaaaagaaaaaaaaatgtgttcGTGTGTACGTGTATAGTTCATGcatatcatattatatacatGTACGTATATGTGGAATTGGAATCTTTAGCTTAAAACCTAGCTAATTAGTGAGATATTACCTAATCATTCATTATCGCGAGTTAAACCAAGACTAATGATTAACGGAATTAGAAGGAATTTTTAGagacaaaaaaaatatgaattccTTTCAAATAAAGAAGCCACAGCTTGGAAAGTATGTATATTTACTTGTCATTAATTTTCTAGTATTTTTTTCCCTTCCATGTAATTATCCCAATAACCAAATGTTTACatacctaataaattaaaacgGTAAAAGCCAAGTTTATAGCTTTCTAATCGGGGTCGTTGCAACAATTGTTTATCCCCGCATGTGGGATTTTATCAAATGCAGATGCAACAAGTGGTTGATGAAAACATGACACTTTTTTGATAGATTAATGATTACAGAGGGTGGTGCTCCAATGAGGTGTACCACCACTCAAAATTTTTGAACACGTACACAGATTAGTCAGACCTTCAGCCGTTGATctgtcaaattttaatttacaagTATCctctgtctttttttttttttattttttattttttgcaaatCCAGACGTACAGTTTGGTCATGTATTTCAAAGCAAAATACTTGTCGCATTATATATTGTGTTAATCAACAcctttatatcaaaatatactttCTATGGGGACAACCCAaagatttcaaaatatattttcaatataaaGATGTTTAGGCATTGTTTGGTGAATCGGATAATGAATGATAAAGATGCAAACTCCCACCTTATATGTGTgataatttatcatattatgAACTTGTGATAATTTGTACACTCTCGATCCTatgttttttttactattaaatcctttaaaatctaagtcaaagttttttttattattctttattattgttattaaaaGAAAAGTTTAAGTTTGCACACTAGGACAAGTACACTGTAATGATCATTTTAGGAGATTGACAGTTACAAAATGTCATATCTTTCATGGCCATCATATGTTGCAAAACACTTGTAATTAAATTACATGATGTATTATATGCATGTAAAACAAGTTAAGAAGATTGTTTTCATTGAATGGTGACCACCACTTTACATTCGATAACCAGTTCTGTAAATTTCTAACCAATAAAAACGAAAAAAGAAAAGACTTTTGAGCTGGTAGCTTTCTGaagaatatataataaaacacaagttttaaatattcaaataccTATATGACTATATTTCTTGAATTTGAGGGCACAAAACGATGAGCTTTACGCTGAAGCAGCTTTCTAACTTCCATCTACGCATGAACTTTAAAGATTTGAATTGATGACCATCCATGATTGATGTCGTAGAAATGCTTGTGCGCGAAAAAATACACTAGGACTCGAAGTAAGAAGCCATTGGCCTTTTCCTAGGAAATAATGACTGAGCATTCTCAACTGATGCAGAGTCTTTATCAAGAATATTACTTAAAGCCGAGTGAACAGAGCTTATTAGTACATCTCGACCTTCAGGCCCTTCTTCACTAGCAGCTAGGAAGAAAACGTTTTTAATCCGACCTCCCAACGTAGGTATCTCAGTACTCCTCAGCAGTTTAACAGGAAGACCATCGATAGATTGTCTTAAATCAGACTAGAGATCAGGcctgtaatcaatgcaaagaGAGGCTTTCAAAGAGAATGTTATGAAGGCCATTTTCTTGATTCTCCTCAAATTCCTCGACTTTCAGTACCTCATCGTGGTCCATGGGAATCTGGAGACCTTCACTTGCACACGCCGCGGTTTTCTTCATTTGCTTCACTTTGCTGATTACTTCAGCTAGTAATGTGGCTTTAGCCATCTGTTAACCCACAAATCAGAGAGATGTTAACACCATTTGAGATAAAGTTACGTACTTATCTAATCCATTCAAGTTATAAAAAACACATCTATgtttcttatatatatgtgtccGAGGAAAATTGGAGTGGGGGTATTGATAGGATCATGAAAGATGTGGACGAAGTAGAGGCAGGAAACCAGAAAGAAAGTGTCGCAGAACAAATCTTTAGAATGGAAACAGAAGAACACGAGTCGGAACTCATCACATTTCACATAGCAAAGAAAGGGACAGAATCAAGTGGTTCTTCAAAACCTTTACATGAAttcaacagaaaattatatatatataaaataaataaatagagaaaaagagaagaaaattcaATTGGGTGtgcatatagttttttttttaattacaggAGAGCATTATATTAGCCTCCGGCACCAACAATTCTAAATGCATCAAAATAGAAAacaaaattaggtaaaatttgaaattcatatctttattttatgtgtttttaaaaaatataaatacagaAACTAAGTTGAAAATAACATATTTCCAGTTATATATTGTGAATAAATATCCATTACTATAGATTCCATGTCCAATATCAATACATTAAGCTTGAATTTTTGTACcatatgaatatattttaaaattttaaattttaattatatcaaatacTTAAATCATGAAACAATAATTGTGTGAGATAAggttaaattcaaaaattaaattggAGTACAAATTagttttagaaaattaaaatattaaataaataaacaaaaagaccttaattttcttttattggGTATCATTAATAAATGAATTTGTTTACAAGTTAACTTGAATACTAAAAACTGAAAAAGAGTTGGTTGGTTTGATTTCTGACCTAAAATATCAGTTGCCTCAAATGCCTACcaatcatattattttatttgggcCAACAAAAAACTAAGaggattaaaaatattatttgttatacatCATTATTCCTTTTGAACTCTGAATGATCTGACCTTGGCACTTCCACGTCCGAATTCATTTCACCTACACCTAACGACCATAGCCATCAACAAAATATACTTTGTCCGAACATAATAGGTGGAATAGGTgaatattaaattgatgatCACGAGTTCGAATTTGTCAAAGTAATTTATATAGTTAATGTTATTTGCAGACTACTGCGTTATACCAAGAATTTGTTCATTGCGTGTCGAACATTAATGTCATATACCACAAGATATGATTACTATCTTGCACGTGAATTTTGTATTCCATGCGTAAAAGGAGAAGTAAGTTTATTAGGTGTATTCAAGTATCACGTAATAATTAATCAAGCACTTCATTTTAGCACATCGGAAATTAAGATCAACTATCACAATTTGACAAGTATGATTGAATTTGGTTTCATTATTCTTATATTGTAAACATTATTTCGTTTGAACATCATGACATATTAAATTTTCAGTCTGCCGCTagtttatattaattttattaccAACCCAAACATCACTACATTGACAAACGATTCCGCTGCCTACTACATATATTATTACTgctaataatataaataataatctttGAAGTCAATATACTATAATcacatttataatattttaaaatagactACAAATTAAGATGAggattaataaaatacaaaaactcCGGTGAAACTGTCATATGCGtcgattttgtgagacaaatcatCGACCCAACtaatcaaatttattattttttatgtctaaaataatatttttcattgtaaaaatatcatttttttgttaGTTATTTATGCAGAAATATTATGTAGAATATGCagatttgagtgaaaaatattagtttttatgtcAAAACTATATCATGTAATATAGGTTGATTTGAATGAAAGTTATTAATTTTCGCTGCATGGTTGAACCGAATTGACTCGTTTCTCGGGTATACGATACCtactataaataaaattattattgttgaaaaattatttaaaaatgtgttaaatatttgtgttgaaaatgtgaatgttgaatgttgaaaattaggtaaaattaggtgttgaatattgaaaattagtgtgtgatgatgtaggtaatgatgtattttatttttggattatttgtaaaaattttctataaatagatctctcatttgtgaagaaaatcacaattgagttgagagaaaaatattataaagtgtgtagtgtgataattttgagagtttgagatttttacttttttaccgtaaatttttactttttcacaacacgttatcagcacgaagctctaaaagtcctccatatttttccaagctccgaacagaagaaaaaggtaacaaaagtaataatatttattttactgttatttatttattgtttatatatgtaatatataatataatgttattgttagaaataataaaaataattttttcaaaaacttgttataaatcctgggaggatgttaagacgacatcccacactcccggtaagggatacgacaagtataaaagcctataaggttttttaaacaaaataacttatgacacctaattataataatgtgatatgatatacataattatttaaatatgactaatattatatacaccatattattaccataaaattatacaaatacatacatttattttcttatacaccaacggtaataaacggtaacaaaacggctagtttttgctctataaatacaatctcacaaatacattcaatcactccaactttctcttcttctctaaaaattattcttcatcaaattttcgaagaaaaaaagaagatggctttcacgaggttatttttaattattttggttatcatactcaccagtcttgtatttatcggagaatatcctcctcgtgtgttttctttatttttacgaatacttgtacttgttgtttatccattactttgtattgcaatattcattaactaataaaatgcatcgtaatttttagtaccaccatggcaaacttggcaaagctcgaattcatcgctcttgatattactgggaaaaactatatgccatggactcttgatgtagaaatgcatcttgagtcattgggtctaagcgagaccattaaagaaaatggtatatcttcatcacaagaaaaagcaaaagctataatatttttacgacgacaccttgatgaaggtttaaaatgtgaatatctcatcgaaaaagatcccatggctctgtggaaaggattaaaagagagatttgaacatataagggaagttatacttccgaccgcccgtgatgaatggaatatgttaagattccaagactttaaaaaagtcagtgattacaattcagcgatgtatagaataatctcgcagttaaaattttgtggacatgaggttacagaatcggaaatgcttgaaaaaacattttccacgtttcacgcatcaaatataacactacagcaacaatatagagtgcgtggatttgcgagatattctgaactcatcgcctgtcttcttgtggcggaaaagaacaacgagctattaatgagaaatcatcagtcccgacccactggatcaacagcatttccagaagtaaatgctgtaagcaaaaatgaatttaaacctggaaaccaaaatcaaagttacagacaagattttggtcgaggacaaaatcgaggtcgtggtcgtggtcgtggacgtggacgtggacgtggaagtggtcgtggtcgtggacgcggccgtggttttgaaaataatcgagatagttatttctataactcatctcaa
Proteins encoded in this window:
- the LOC140988522 gene encoding transcription factor bHLH30-like, translated to MAKATLLAEVISKVKQMKKTAACASEGLQIPMDHDESDLRQSIDGLPVKLLRSTEIPTLGGRIKNVFFLAASEEGPEGRDVLISSVHSALSNILDKDSASVENAQSLFPRKRPMASYFES